A single region of the Gracilibacillus caseinilyticus genome encodes:
- the rpsT gene encoding 30S ribosomal protein S20 produces the protein MANIKSAIKRVRVNEEHRLQNQSFKADMRSHIKKVEALVESKDVENAKAALQTAIKKIDKAVQKGLIHQNKGDRQKSRLAQQVNNLSA, from the coding sequence TTGGCTAATATTAAATCAGCTATCAAACGTGTACGTGTTAACGAAGAACATCGTCTACAAAACCAATCATTTAAAGCAGACATGCGTTCCCATATTAAGAAAGTGGAAGCATTAGTGGAAAGTAAAGATGTTGAAAATGCAAAAGCTGCTCTTCAAACAGCAATTAAGAAAATTGATAAAGCGGTACAAAAAGGATTAATTCACCAAAACAAAGGTGACCGTCAAAAATCCCGCTTAGCTCAGCAAGTTAACAACCTGAGCGCATAA
- the gpr gene encoding GPR endopeptidase produces the protein MYVNQNQNKDQNLEIEGVTIREDKIGNIGLTNVDVDENGAKQIGKNPGSYRTIYSEAIKKQDTKLQEETAKVVAKQIIELLDKNNIPADAAGLVVGLGNRNVTPDALGPLAIEKVLVTNHLFVHEPQYVQDGYRKVATIVPGVMGVTGIETSDIIKGVIEKYKPGFVIAIDALASRSIERVNATIQLSDAGIHPGSGVGNKRKELSESTLGIPVFAIGVPTVVDAVTITSDAIDYVLKHIGKEWREKDKPSKSLTPSGMSFGNRTLTDKDLPSIEKREKIFGMIGSLSDQEKRSLMQEVLTPLGHNLMVTPKEVDGYIEDMAHLLAEAINAAMHKNVDINNFAQYTR, from the coding sequence ATGTATGTTAATCAAAATCAAAACAAAGATCAAAATCTAGAAATTGAAGGAGTTACCATTAGGGAAGACAAAATTGGAAATATCGGTTTAACAAATGTAGATGTCGATGAAAATGGTGCTAAACAAATTGGAAAGAATCCAGGCTCATACAGAACGATCTACTCAGAAGCCATTAAGAAACAAGATACTAAACTTCAGGAAGAAACGGCAAAAGTTGTTGCCAAGCAAATCATTGAGCTGTTAGACAAAAATAATATTCCTGCAGATGCAGCAGGCTTGGTAGTAGGTCTGGGAAACCGCAATGTTACACCGGATGCACTAGGGCCACTTGCTATTGAAAAAGTATTGGTCACGAATCATTTGTTTGTGCACGAACCGCAATATGTTCAAGATGGTTATCGTAAAGTAGCAACCATTGTACCAGGGGTAATGGGGGTTACAGGGATTGAAACGAGTGACATTATCAAAGGTGTGATAGAGAAATATAAACCAGGATTTGTTATTGCAATCGATGCATTAGCATCTCGATCAATAGAACGAGTCAATGCCACGATACAGCTATCGGATGCCGGCATCCATCCAGGTTCCGGAGTAGGTAATAAAAGAAAGGAACTAAGTGAATCCACCCTTGGAATTCCTGTGTTTGCAATCGGTGTTCCTACCGTTGTCGATGCAGTAACGATTACAAGTGATGCCATTGATTATGTACTAAAGCATATTGGTAAAGAATGGCGTGAGAAGGATAAACCATCCAAATCTTTAACACCTTCCGGTATGTCATTTGGAAATAGAACGTTAACGGATAAGGATCTTCCATCCATTGAGAAACGGGAGAAGATTTTTGGAATGATAGGCTCTCTTTCAGACCAGGAAAAACGTTCGTTAATGCAAGAAGTACTGACGCCACTCGGACACAATTTAATGGTGACACCAAAAGAAGTGGATGGATATATAGAAGATATGGCCCATTTACTAGCAGAAGCAATCAATGCTGCGATGCATAAAAATGTAGATATTAATAATTTTGCACAATATACAAGGTAA
- the holA gene encoding DNA polymerase III subunit delta, with product MSYISCIEEMKKQKFAPVYYFYGTETYMIEALKQALISNGLEKEEKDTNFEVYDLEETSIQEVITDAETFPFFGERKIILATNASFLKAKPPKMEVDHRPDVLIEYLENPAPYSIVVLIAPYEKVDERKKVVKRLKKETKAVSCEPLKERELQKVITSIANQHNVKLSEQVITYFINEIGTNMMIIHSEMEKLALYVGEGNEIRLEDAKLLLSSQESSSSFKLMDAIMNNDLAKAIDITKDLEKMNEEPIALIALIASQYRTLMHVKILKQKGYTQQQMASQLKVHPYVAKLSMQRQAKFQLKELKRAIDLLTETDAQIKSGRMDKSLAFELLLYQLIATRQRVS from the coding sequence ATGAGTTACATAAGTTGTATAGAAGAAATGAAAAAACAGAAATTTGCTCCTGTTTATTATTTTTACGGAACAGAGACATATATGATTGAGGCCTTAAAACAAGCTTTAATATCCAATGGCTTAGAAAAAGAAGAGAAGGATACCAATTTCGAGGTATATGATTTAGAAGAGACATCGATTCAGGAAGTGATCACAGATGCAGAAACATTTCCTTTTTTTGGTGAAAGAAAAATTATTTTGGCTACGAATGCGTCATTTTTAAAGGCAAAACCTCCCAAAATGGAAGTTGATCACCGGCCGGATGTATTGATTGAGTATTTGGAAAATCCAGCACCGTATTCGATCGTTGTATTAATTGCACCATACGAGAAAGTCGATGAACGTAAAAAAGTTGTCAAGCGATTAAAAAAAGAGACAAAAGCCGTTTCTTGTGAACCCCTAAAAGAACGGGAGTTACAGAAAGTGATTACTTCGATTGCGAATCAGCATAATGTGAAGCTTTCTGAGCAAGTGATAACTTATTTTATAAATGAAATTGGGACAAACATGATGATTATCCATTCCGAAATGGAAAAACTCGCTTTATATGTCGGCGAAGGGAACGAAATAAGGCTAGAAGACGCCAAGTTGTTGTTGTCCAGTCAAGAGAGTAGTTCGTCTTTTAAATTAATGGACGCCATCATGAATAATGATCTAGCAAAAGCGATTGATATTACAAAGGATTTAGAAAAAATGAATGAGGAACCCATTGCGTTAATCGCCCTTATAGCATCTCAATACAGGACACTGATGCATGTAAAAATATTAAAGCAAAAGGGGTATACGCAGCAACAAATGGCATCGCAACTTAAGGTACATCCGTATGTGGCTAAGCTATCGATGCAAAGACAAGCAAAGTTTCAATTAAAAGAACTTAAACGTGCGATCGATCTTCTCACTGAAACGGATGCCCAAATAAAATCAGGCAGGATGGATAAATCGTTAGCATTCGAACTATTGCTTTACCAATTAATTGCAACAAGACAACGTGTATCATAA